Within the Salinirubrum litoreum genome, the region TATGCCACCGAGGAGTGTCAGACCGACGACCCGCCGCTAGAACCGGTGTTCGAGGGGCGGGAGGCGGCCTGCCATCACTGGGAGGACGTGAGCGCGTTCGACGGCGACGGGAAAGTACCGGCAGAAGAGCGGGGCAACGCGGACGACTGAGCGACGATCAGGCGACCCGCACGCCGTCTTTGAACACCCCGACTGGAGCTTCGAGCACACCGATGTCGGCGGTCGGATCGCCGTCGAGCAACACGAGGTCCCCGCGCTTGCCTGGGGCGACACTCCCGACCTCGTCCTCGCGATCTATCGCGCGCGCCGCGTCGAGCGTCGCGGCGTTCAAGGCCCGCTGGGGCGTCGCGCCGAGTTCGACGATCTTGCCGGCCTCGTAGTACATGTACCCGTGCATGCTGTCGGTGCCGATTGCGATGTTCACGTCGGTCGCCAGGATCTGCTTCCAGGCCGCCGCGCTCTTCGTTCTCGACTCCCGGAGCTTCGCCATGATCGCGGGGTTGTCGGCGTCACCCGCTTCGATGCCACGGGGGTGCGACCCGATCGCGAAGTTGCCCACGACGTACTGGTCTGACCCGTCGAGCATGTCGATCTCCTCGTCACCGAAGAGGTTCGCGTGCTCGATCGTGTCGACGCCCTCCTCGATAGCCATCCGTGCCCCGGCCCCCCCGTGGGCGTGGGTCGCGACGTGTTTCTCGTGTCGGTGTGTCTCGTCGACGATCGTCTGTACCTCCTCGCGGGAGTACTGGGACTGTCCCGGCGATCCCGTATCGGAGGAGATCCCGCCCGTGGCGAAGTACTTGGTGTGCGTCGCTCCTTCCCGCATGTTCTCCCGGATGCGCCGTCGGATCTCCTCGACGCCGTCGGTCGCGCTGTGGACCATCCCGTGTCCGTCGGTCGGCGTGAGGTGGATCCCGCTCGGGAGGAGCCGAGGGCTCTCGATCTCGCCGGCCCGTTCGGCCTCGGCGAGTCTGACGTCGAGGTAGCCTTCCTCGGCCATCAGTCGCATCGTCGTCGTTCCCGCCTCGAGATCGGTGCGGAGGTTGTTCACGGCCTTGACCGTCGCCGTGGTTCGGTGGGCGCCGAGTTGGCCGATCTGATCGCCCTCCCACGGGCGGATCGTGGCGTGGGAGTGTGCGTCGACGAGGCCGGGGATCGCCACGCCGTCGTGGTCGGCGACGAGGGGGACGTCGTTCGGGACGTCGTCTCGAAGCTCACGCACGCGACTCCCCTCGAACACGACCACGGTCTTGCCGTAGTCGCGGGTCTCGGGGTCGTAGATGCCCGTCGTTCGTACCGCTCGCAGTTCAGGTGCCGTCTCGGTGTCTGTGTCGTTCATGTCGGTGGTGGGTGGTCCGTCCGTTGGTGGTCCCTCCGTCCGTCGAGGTCGCAGGCAGGCGACCCGGACGGACCGGCCGGAGGACGCCTGTGTTCGACGAGATGCTCGTCTCGGCTGTGGTCTGGACGCCGTCGCGTCGGCTGCCCATCAGTCGTCGTCGGCCGTGAGGGGGTTCGATCCCAGTAGTCCGTCGAGTTTGCTCCGGTCGGCACTCGGGTACGCCTCCCGACTGTGGGTCATCCCGTGTCGGGCCCACGTGCTCGCGGTCTCGAGGCTGGCGGTCACCGGGTCGACGAACGGCACGCCCACGGCGTCCGCGATCTCGTCGTGTACCTGCATGAACGAGAGGCTCATACAGCCGGGAACGAGTGCCTCCGCTCCGTCGTCCGTCACCGCGTCTCGCCCTGCGTCGATCATGTCCGTGACGATCGCGTCCGAGGAGTGGTCGATGTCCAGGACCGGCGCCTCCACGACCGGGACGCTCGCCAGTCGGTCGCCCAGTCCGTACTCGTGGACGAGCCGCCGTGTGAACGGTTTCGTCGACTCGAGGATGGTGAGACAGGAGAAGCGATCGGCGAGTTGGACCGCCGTGTAGAACGACGCCGCGGCGGGCCCGACGACGGGCGTGTCTGTCAGCTCACGGGCCGCAGCCAGTCCGGGGTCGCCGAAACAGCCGATGACGAACGCGTCGACCTCGTCTTCGTACTCGGCGACACTCTTCATCACGCCGATAGTGCTCCACTCCTCTTCGACCGTACTCTCGATCGAGAGCGGTCCCTCGCCGGCCTCGACGACGCGGACGTCGTCCGTCACGAGTTCGTTGGCGATCGCCTCTCTGCGGTCGAGTTCGTCGTCGTCCAAGCCGACGCCCGGCACAAGGTATGCTATCGAAGGCATACGTGTGACAACCTCACACACCAGCATAAACCCACGGATGGCGGGTCCAGCAGGGGGCGCGTCGACGCCCGGACCGGCCGGACCGCGAGCGACGCGGGACGACGACAGAGCCGACTGCAGAACGGAGTGGACGCGAGCGAGACGTCGGCGGCGCGAGGACGACAGAAACGGAAGCAGGGGGTCGGCCGGGACTACATACTCTGGTCGAGCCAGACCTGCTCGAACCACCACTCCTGGTCGAGGAGGGGCTGGTAGTTCCTGACGCGCGGGTGCATCGCCTGGACGGCGTGATCCCAGTACGGGTAGTACTTCCCGGCGTCCGCGATGTACTGCTCTGCGATCTGGCGGTACAGTTCTTCCCGCTGGGCTCTGTCGGTCGTCTGGCGGGCCTGCGGGATCAGCGTCTGGATCTCGTCGTTGACGTAGCCGCCGTAGTTGAAGAACGCCCCGTCGATCAGGTTCACGCTGAACATCTGATCGGGGTCGAACATCCCGTTGAACCCGGAGACGGTGAAGCCGAAGTTGTTGTTGCTCTGCTCTTCGAAGACGACGCTCCCGTCGGCGATCTGGATGTTGAAGTTCATCCCCAGGTTCTGGTTGAGCATCTCCTGGAGCAGTTCCTGCATCGTGATCCGAATGTTGTCACCCCGGGTGACGAAGTTGGTGAACTCGACGGTGTGGTCGACCTCGGCTTCGGCGAGCAGTTCCTCGGCCCGGTCCAGATCCTGGCCCTGATACGGATCTTCGATGTCCGGGTCCCACCCGGTCTGTGGCGGGATCGGGAAGTTGTCGGCCCGACTCGCGACCCCGTGGAACGCGACGTCCAGCACCGTGTCCCAGTCCATCGCGTGGAGCACGGCCTTCCGGACGTTCGGGTCGCTGAACGGCGGTGCGGTCGTGTTGAACTGGATGATCCCCATGAACGCGCCCTGGCCGCTGTCCTGCGTGACGAGCGTCTCGTGGTTGCGGATGCGCTCGACCTCCCGGCGGGGGACGAGGTCGATCCAGTCCAGTTGGTCCTGTTCCAGCGTGGTGAGTTTCGTGTTGACGTCCGGGTAGATCGTGAACTCGATCCGGTCCAGATACGGAAGCTGAGTGCCCTCCTCGTCTTCCTTCCAGTAGTCCTCGAACTTGTTCACGTAGACGTGGTCGCCGTCGACCCACTCCTCGAACACGAACGGCCCGGAGCCGACCGGGTTCTGCGACATGTCGCCGTTCATGTCGGCTTCCTCGTTGATGATCCCGACGATGAACCCGAGTGTCGACTCCAACGAGGCGAACGGTTGGTCGCCGGTGTCGAACTCCACGGTGTATTCGTCGCGGGCGGACACCGTGACGTCCTGAGCGAACAGCAAGGAGGCGGTGTACTGCGGCTGATCGTACAGCGTGTCGAACGTGTACGCGACGTCGCTCGCGGTCACCGGTTCCCCG harbors:
- a CDS encoding amidohydrolase family protein, encoding MNDTDTETAPELRAVRTTGIYDPETRDYGKTVVVFEGSRVRELRDDVPNDVPLVADHDGVAIPGLVDAHSHATIRPWEGDQIGQLGAHRTTATVKAVNNLRTDLEAGTTTMRLMAEEGYLDVRLAEAERAGEIESPRLLPSGIHLTPTDGHGMVHSATDGVEEIRRRIRENMREGATHTKYFATGGISSDTGSPGQSQYSREEVQTIVDETHRHEKHVATHAHGGAGARMAIEEGVDTIEHANLFGDEEIDMLDGSDQYVVGNFAIGSHPRGIEAGDADNPAIMAKLRESRTKSAAAWKQILATDVNIAIGTDSMHGYMYYEAGKIVELGATPQRALNAATLDAARAIDREDEVGSVAPGKRGDLVLLDGDPTADIGVLEAPVGVFKDGVRVA
- a CDS encoding aspartate/glutamate racemase family protein, encoding MPSIAYLVPGVGLDDDELDRREAIANELVTDDVRVVEAGEGPLSIESTVEEEWSTIGVMKSVAEYEDEVDAFVIGCFGDPGLAAARELTDTPVVGPAAASFYTAVQLADRFSCLTILESTKPFTRRLVHEYGLGDRLASVPVVEAPVLDIDHSSDAIVTDMIDAGRDAVTDDGAEALVPGCMSLSFMQVHDEIADAVGVPFVDPVTASLETASTWARHGMTHSREAYPSADRSKLDGLLGSNPLTADDD
- a CDS encoding ABC transporter substrate-binding protein, whose amino-acid sequence is MVNLSDVSRRDLVKTLGPAAAAMGLAGCLGGNGDGDGETDGDGDGDTTSTTTQSSQIQSGGTLNAGMKVGIETMDGRSVTGLQSFQVFYNIYSKLMRWRRDGDELVLVGDLATEWEWEDDTTLVVSLNEDAVFHNGEPVTASDVAYTFDTLYDQPQYTASLLFAQDVTVSARDEYTVEFDTGDQPFASLESTLGFIVGIINEEADMNGDMSQNPVGSGPFVFEEWVDGDHVYVNKFEDYWKEDEEGTQLPYLDRIEFTIYPDVNTKLTTLEQDQLDWIDLVPRREVERIRNHETLVTQDSGQGAFMGIIQFNTTAPPFSDPNVRKAVLHAMDWDTVLDVAFHGVASRADNFPIPPQTGWDPDIEDPYQGQDLDRAEELLAEAEVDHTVEFTNFVTRGDNIRITMQELLQEMLNQNLGMNFNIQIADGSVVFEEQSNNNFGFTVSGFNGMFDPDQMFSVNLIDGAFFNYGGYVNDEIQTLIPQARQTTDRAQREELYRQIAEQYIADAGKYYPYWDHAVQAMHPRVRNYQPLLDQEWWFEQVWLDQSM